ccagtaaaaacattaaataaagcattttaacatttgaaattagtgtttttccagtgctaattggcatgtcagagacggTTGGCTCATTCACCACATGTTAGTGTGGGCTCACCATTTTTCTAATTCAGGCAttctggagtttttttttttttttttttaaccaggagccaaattatacatatgcatatatccccttaaatcccacacactgggcctttaaagtTACTTAACTGGGCAGTAAAATGcatattttgacaaatatgGTTCAGTCACGCAGCTATTACATAATTTATGAGACTTCTAATGTcataagtacattttaaaataaagactCAAGCATTACTTACACATTACCCCTTTTGcgaatataaaaataattatttcgaatatgattttttttaatgttattctgTGCAGCTCTAATGTCTTAGAGTGTCTGTTTCTCTCACCTTCCACTCATCAACGGCGGCAGAAATACGATGTTCAGTCTGAGCAACACTCTCTCTACCAGCCTGAACCTTCTGTGCCAGAGCAGCATTCTCTGCTTGAATCTTTTTCAGCTCCTGTCGCATGTAGGCCTCCTGCTTTTGATAGTATGGCATCAAAAAGCTGCAAAAGTCCTGCTCAGGAACCCCACTCGGCCGCCTAACGGAACAATAGAGAGGGTTAaggatgaaaatgttttatacTGTAATCATGTAGCAAAATGGAAATATTACAGTGGCGATGCATGGTGCAATAAAGGAATGCAATACACCTGTATTACAAGTCCAATAGTGAGACAGTGTATACAAAAATGTTCCATATTGATTAACACAACAATACTGGGGCAAATCATTGATATACTGTTCCTCAAGATCTGCCGACAGCATTGCCCTGTGTCCATCTTTGTGTATCTACGTTGAAGAATGGTGGGAATTCactctttaaatattttttagttaAATATCTGAGCAACAACAGTTTCCATTCAACACAATTTCATTCCTCAAATGAGACATGGTTGGAGTAAGTTATTTTTTATGCCAAAATTAACTTACTGCTTATTACTTGCTCTTtgttataaataataataatttacagagaagaagaaattgTATtaactgaccatgcagggtctGCACTGTTTTTGGCAGCACGTTCCAGTTTGTCCAGCTCATTCAGTTTTAACTCTAACCGGCCTTCTTCAATCAATCTGCTGATGTCCTCCtttacatacacagacacaagcaTTAATGTGAACAGGTAAAAATAGAAGGAGGTAGACAAGTAAATACTGCATTCACATATATGATACAAACAACAAGGGAGTAGAGCTtccatttgttgtttgttttcatatgtAGTATTAATATGCTATGCTGCACACCTGTATAGTCCTCTGCAACTCCTCAATGAACTGCTTGTGAATGCTCACGATCTTCTCAGGGTTTTTCTTGTACAGCGGACCATAGGTGCTGGCGAATCTGTTAAAACTGTAAAAGAAAGCCGTGTCAATCAAACGTAAAGCAACGTGTGGCTTTTCCCAATACACCATGGTTTTTCTCAGTTCTCTGAACTTCAACTGAAATGATTAGTTGGTTTAACCTGTAagttgatcaacagaaaaattATTGATAACAACAGATTTGCTTAAGGAGTACTTGTGAGGTCATTTATCAAaagaaaatgccaaatatttacTGTTTACCACCTCTTAAATATGAgaattttctgcttttctttgttataTTATATAAGTCAAACATATTTGGGTGCTTGACTGTTAGCTGGCCAAAAGAAGTACCATTATGGTGTCCTTGTTCTCTTGGACTCTGGGCATGTTTcactttttcctttgttttttttacttctcaTAAACTAAAATCTATCTATTAAtctattaaaacaaacaaacaaacaaacacaaacaaacataaaaatgaaaacaacaaatatgaaaataatccTTTGTGGCAGCCCAAGACAAACTATTGTGTTTTATGAAAAGAAATCATTATTGTAAAAAAATAAGGCAGTTATCATTAGGTCGTTATCTCTAAAAAAATACAGTCCTACTTCTTTTCAGTAATTCATGTTAACGGTAAACAACATTTACATTAGGTCTTCTTTGGGCACTTCCTATGGCA
This region of Epinephelus fuscoguttatus linkage group LG9, E.fuscoguttatus.final_Chr_v1 genomic DNA includes:
- the si:dkey-6i22.5 gene encoding polyamine-modulated factor 1 codes for the protein MEESKVATQKEAVDNTCVKDSTENQVNDATGEVSSQVSNTGSVCKPSEDTEARFNRLKLFDKVMQKSLEKLIETASFNRFASTYGPLYKKNPEKIVSIHKQFIEELQRTIQEDISRLIEEGRLELKLNELDKLERAAKNSADPAWRPSGVPEQDFCSFLMPYYQKQEAYMRQELKKIQAENAALAQKVQAGRESVAQTEHRISAAVDEWKASVIEFERLASSLCPVDVLDV